In Geobacillus kaustophilus, a genomic segment contains:
- the estA gene encoding carboxylesterase has translation MKIVPPKPFFFEAGERAVLLLHGFTGNSADVRMLGRFLESKGYTCHAPIYKGHGVPPEELVHTGPDDWWQDVMNGYQFLKNNGYEKIAVAGLSLGGVFSLKLGYTVPIEGIVTMCAPMYIKSEETMYEGVLEYAREYKKREGKSEEQIEQEMERFKQTPMKTLKALQELIADVRRHLDLVYAPTFVVQARHDEMINPDSANIIYNEIESPVKQIKWYEQSGHVITLDQEKDQLHEDIYAFLESLDW, from the coding sequence ATGAAAATCGTTCCACCAAAACCGTTTTTCTTTGAAGCCGGGGAGCGGGCGGTGCTGCTTTTGCACGGGTTTACCGGCAATTCGGCTGACGTTCGGATGCTCGGGCGATTCCTTGAATCGAAAGGCTACACATGCCATGCCCCGATTTACAAAGGGCACGGCGTGCCGCCTGAGGAGCTCGTCCACACCGGGCCGGATGATTGGTGGCAAGACGTCATGAACGGCTATCAGTTTTTGAAAAACAACGGCTACGAAAAAATTGCCGTGGCCGGGTTGTCGCTTGGAGGCGTATTTTCATTGAAATTAGGTTACACTGTACCTATAGAAGGGATTGTGACGATGTGCGCGCCGATGTACATCAAAAGCGAGGAAACGATGTATGAAGGCGTGCTCGAGTATGCGCGCGAGTATAAAAAGCGGGAAGGAAAATCAGAGGAGCAAATCGAACAAGAAATGGAACGGTTCAAGCAGACGCCGATGAAGACGTTGAAAGCCTTGCAAGAGCTCATCGCCGATGTGCGCCGCCATCTTGATTTGGTTTATGCCCCGACGTTCGTCGTCCAAGCGCGCCATGATGAGATGATCAATCCCGACAGCGCGAACATCATTTATAACGAAATTGAATCGCCGGTCAAACAAATCAAGTGGTATGAGCAATCAGGCCATGTGATTACGCTTGATCAAGAAAAAGATCAACTGCATGAAGATATTTATGCATTTCTTGAATCGTTAGATTGGTAA
- a CDS encoding IS4-like element IS5377 family transposase codes for MNKHTTLPNLMQKLVSDEEIQLIAEAVGYRDSSRTFALRELIHFFLLAAMHQWKSFRHGADVGPLYGLPRFHYSTVSKKAKEVPYDIMKRLLALIISKCNRQTRRSLRFPKPLRVVDSTTVTVGKNRLPWAPYHGERAGVKLHVAYSPESSLPADVVETIGLRHDGPVGEQLTNAQQVLVEDRAYFKIERLDRFVEQHQLFVIRMKDNIELHQKKSLKRLSSTSSSVQADFTCQLGTKQCRSTKRHRVVIFRDANGRDIRVVTNLFHASAETIADMYQQRWTVEVFFRWVKQYLNVPTLFGTTENAVYNQLFAAFIAYVLLRWLYDQTKKQTNVSLSFISFVRRFFSGQLPLDWKSGMAAALFEYAQIYGRRMYNFG; via the coding sequence ATGAACAAGCATACCACACTCCCGAATTTGATGCAAAAACTTGTTTCGGATGAAGAGATTCAACTGATTGCCGAAGCGGTTGGGTATCGTGATTCGTCTCGAACCTTTGCGTTGCGCGAGTTGATTCACTTCTTCCTGCTGGCCGCCATGCATCAATGGAAAAGCTTTCGCCACGGAGCCGATGTGGGGCCTCTGTATGGATTGCCGCGATTCCATTATTCAACTGTATCCAAGAAAGCGAAAGAAGTTCCCTATGACATCATGAAACGCTTGTTGGCGTTGATCATTTCCAAGTGCAACCGCCAAACCCGCCGTTCGCTTCGGTTTCCCAAACCGCTTCGGGTGGTGGATTCGACGACCGTCACGGTCGGGAAAAACCGCCTGCCATGGGCGCCGTATCACGGCGAACGCGCCGGAGTGAAGCTGCACGTCGCGTATTCGCCGGAATCCTCGTTGCCGGCAGACGTGGTGGAAACCATCGGACTGCGTCATGATGGCCCGGTGGGAGAACAGTTGACGAACGCTCAACAAGTGCTGGTGGAAGACCGGGCGTATTTCAAAATCGAACGCCTCGATCGATTTGTGGAGCAGCATCAGCTCTTTGTCATTCGGATGAAGGACAACATCGAACTTCATCAGAAAAAAAGCTTGAAACGCCTTTCCAGCACATCCTCATCGGTTCAAGCCGACTTCACGTGCCAGTTGGGGACGAAACAATGCCGCTCCACCAAGCGTCACCGGGTGGTGATCTTTCGAGATGCGAATGGCCGCGACATTCGGGTCGTGACGAACCTCTTCCATGCGTCTGCGGAAACCATTGCCGACATGTACCAACAACGTTGGACTGTTGAGGTCTTTTTCCGTTGGGTGAAGCAATATCTGAATGTCCCGACCTTGTTTGGCACGACGGAAAATGCGGTATACAACCAACTGTTTGCGGCGTTCATCGCGTATGTGTTGCTGCGATGGCTGTATGATCAAACCAAAAAACAGACGAACGTCTCTCTTTCCTTCATTTCGTTCGTTCGCCGTTTTTTCTCTGGGCAGCTTCCTCTCGATTGGAAATCCGGGATGGCCGCTGCTTTGTTTGAGTATGCCCAAATTTATGGAAGGCGTATGTATAATTTTGGATAA
- the secG gene encoding preprotein translocase subunit SecG: MHALLVTLLVIVSIALIAVVLLQSGRSAGLSGAITGGAEQLFGKQKARGLDAVFQRVTVVLAVLFFVLSIVVAYL; this comes from the coding sequence ATGCATGCCTTGCTTGTGACGCTGCTTGTCATTGTGTCCATTGCGTTGATTGCCGTTGTTTTGCTGCAGTCGGGCCGCAGCGCTGGGTTGTCGGGGGCGATCACCGGCGGCGCCGAGCAATTGTTTGGGAAGCAGAAAGCGCGCGGGCTCGATGCGGTGTTTCAGCGCGTCACAGTCGTGTTGGCTGTGTTGTTTTTCGTCTTGTCAATTGTGGTAGCCTATTTATAA
- a CDS encoding carboxylesterase/lipase family protein, with product MKQTVVETRYGRLRGGMNEGVFVWKGIPYAKAPVGERRFLPPEPPEAWDGVREATSFGSVVMQPSDPIFSGLLGRMNEAPSEDGLYLNVWSPAADGKKRPVLVWIHGGAFLFGSGSSPWYDGTAFAKHGDVVVVTINYRMNVFGFLHLGDMFGEAYSQAGNLGILDQVAALRWVKENIEAFGGDPDNITIFGESAGAASVGVLLSLPEARGLFHRAILQSGSGSLLLRSPETAMAMTECILDKAGIRPGDRDRLLSIPAAELLQAALSLGPGVMYGPVVDGRVLRCHPIEALQDGEGKDIPILIGVTKDEYNLFTLTDPSWTKLGEKELLDRINREVGPVPEAAIRYYAETAEPSAPAWQKWLRIMTYRVFVEGMLRTADAKAACGADVYMYRFDYETPVFGGQLKACHALELPFVFHNLHQSGVANFIGNRPEREAIANEMHYAWLSFARTGNPNGDHLPEEWPAYTTGRKPAFVFSAASHVEDDPFGRERAAWQGRA from the coding sequence ATGAAGCAAACGGTTGTGGAGACGCGGTATGGGCGGTTGCGCGGGGGGATGAATGAAGGTGTTTTTGTTTGGAAAGGAATTCCGTATGCGAAAGCGCCGGTCGGTGAGCGTCGGTTCCTTCCGCCGGAGCCGCCGGAGGCGTGGGACGGAGTGCGGGAGGCGACATCGTTTGGTTCTGTTGTCATGCAGCCGTCGGATCCGATTTTCAGCGGATTGCTCGGGCGGATGAATGAGGCGCCGAGCGAAGATGGGCTGTACTTGAACGTTTGGTCGCCGGCGGCCGATGGGAAGAAGCGGCCGGTGCTCGTTTGGATTCACGGCGGCGCCTTTTTGTTCGGCTCTGGTTCTTCGCCGTGGTATGACGGGACGGCGTTCGCGAAACACGGCGATGTCGTCGTCGTGACGATCAACTACCGAATGAACGTGTTTGGCTTTTTGCATCTTGGCGATATGTTTGGCGAAGCTTACTCCCAAGCGGGGAATCTCGGCATTTTGGACCAAGTGGCGGCATTGCGCTGGGTGAAAGAGAACATTGAGGCGTTTGGCGGCGATCCGGACAACATTACGATTTTCGGTGAATCGGCCGGAGCGGCGAGCGTCGGTGTGCTGTTGTCGCTGCCGGAAGCGAGGGGGCTGTTTCACCGCGCCATCTTGCAAAGCGGTTCGGGTTCGCTTCTCCTCCGTTCGCCGGAGACGGCCATGGCGATGACCGAGTGCATTCTCGATAAGGCCGGCATCCGTCCGGGCGACCGTGACCGGCTGTTGTCGATTCCGGCGGCGGAGTTGCTGCAAGCGGCGCTGTCGCTCGGACCGGGCGTCATGTACGGTCCGGTCGTGGATGGCCGCGTGTTGCGCTGCCATCCGATCGAAGCGCTTCAAGATGGGGAAGGGAAAGACATTCCGATTCTCATTGGGGTGACGAAAGACGAGTACAACTTGTTTACCTTGACGGATCCATCGTGGACAAAGCTTGGCGAAAAAGAATTGCTTGACCGGATCAACCGTGAAGTCGGGCCCGTGCCGGAGGCGGCGATTCGCTATTATGCAGAAACGGCGGAGCCGTCGGCGCCCGCCTGGCAAAAGTGGCTTCGCATCATGACGTACCGTGTGTTTGTCGAGGGGATGCTGCGGACGGCGGACGCAAAGGCGGCTTGCGGGGCGGATGTGTACATGTACCGGTTTGACTATGAAACGCCGGTGTTTGGCGGGCAGCTGAAAGCATGCCACGCGCTCGAGCTGCCGTTTGTGTTTCATAATCTCCACCAGTCCGGAGTTGCAAACTTTATCGGCAATCGGCCGGAGCGCGAGGCGATCGCCAACGAAATGCATTATGCTTGGCTTTCGTTCGCCCGCACGGGCAATCCAAACGGCGATCACTTGCCGGAAGAGTGGCCGGCGTACACGACTGGACGCAAGCCGGCGTTCGTCTTTTCCGCCGCAAGCCATGTGGAAGACGACCCGTTCGGCCGCGAGCGGGCGGCGTGGCAAGGGCGCGCCTAA